The Bacteroidota bacterium genome has a window encoding:
- the neuB gene encoding N-acetylneuraminate synthase, with protein sequence MSKVFIIAEAGVNHNGSLVAAMHLVDKAVEIGADCIKFQTFKAEQIVTAHSPKADYQLKVTDKKESQFEMLKKLELNRDAFKALKEYCDKRKIKFLSTPYNPEDADLLNSIGVDGFKIASGQLVETYFLKYVAKFGKQMIISTGMGNMEEVKSAVDAIHSTGNKDLVVLQCNTDYPSKISDSNLRAMLTMRDELKVRVGYSDHVPENYACFAAVTLGAEVIEKHFTLDKTLPGPDHSSSLEPEEFRELIKGVRSIELSLGDGIKKPSEAEIKNTFGMRRSLVARTDLGKGTILKAEHIGFKRPANGLSPALFEKVIGKELLTDLKKDDPFTKTSVLL encoded by the coding sequence ATGTCAAAAGTTTTCATCATTGCTGAAGCGGGAGTGAATCACAATGGAAGTTTAGTGGCCGCTATGCATCTTGTAGATAAAGCGGTGGAGATAGGCGCCGATTGTATAAAATTCCAGACGTTCAAAGCAGAACAGATCGTTACCGCACATTCTCCCAAAGCAGATTACCAGTTAAAAGTCACCGATAAAAAAGAGTCGCAGTTCGAGATGCTGAAAAAACTTGAACTCAACCGCGATGCATTTAAGGCGTTAAAAGAATATTGCGATAAGAGAAAAATAAAATTCCTCTCGACTCCTTATAATCCGGAAGATGCCGATCTGCTGAATTCGATCGGGGTAGATGGATTTAAAATCGCCTCAGGGCAATTAGTGGAAACTTATTTTCTTAAGTACGTGGCGAAATTCGGAAAGCAGATGATCATTTCTACCGGCATGGGAAATATGGAGGAGGTGAAAAGCGCGGTCGATGCAATTCATTCTACCGGCAACAAAGACCTGGTTGTGCTACAATGCAACACCGATTATCCTTCTAAGATCAGTGATTCTAATCTGCGTGCTATGCTCACCATGCGCGATGAATTGAAAGTGCGCGTTGGTTATTCCGACCACGTTCCGGAAAATTATGCCTGCTTTGCCGCTGTTACGTTGGGAGCGGAAGTGATCGAGAAACATTTTACACTCGATAAAACTTTGCCGGGGCCTGACCATTCTTCTTCGCTTGAGCCCGAAGAATTCCGTGAACTCATCAAAGGTGTACGCAGCATTGAACTTTCTCTTGGCGACGGAATAAAAAAACCATCGGAAGCAGAAATAAAAAATACGTTCGGAATGCGGAGGAGTCTTGTCGCAAGAACCGATCTGGGAAAAGGAACGATCTTAAAAGCGGAACATATCGGTTTTAAAAGGCCGGCGAACGGATTATCTCCCGCATTATTTGAAAAGGTGATCGGCAAAGAATTATTGACCGATCTTAAAAAAGATGATCCTTTTACCAAAACCTCTGTTCTCCTATGA